Sequence from the Deltaproteobacteria bacterium genome:
CGATACCGCTGCATTACAGACAGCTCTCAGGTATCTTTCGAGGGGCACCGCTTCAATCCAAGAGGAACCGTCGGAGTGGAGAGCCGAGGAGAGAGGATGGGAAGAGTCTCTCCGCCCTCGCCCCTGTTGCCCGAATCAGGAGGGCATAGCCGCAGGGAATGGGAGGTTCTCAGGAGACGAAAAGGGGAGTGAAAATCCCTGCAGCCAGGGGTATTGACAAAAGAGACGTGGGCAGTAGTATTTAGATCTTCGATTTTTTCTCAACCACTGTGACAGATCTCTGGAGGCCTCACCGGGTACAGCCGTCTTAAGGGATGGGCAAGAGGCCGGGAGACCTCCGGAACAAGGGGAGAGAGGGGCCGTTTTGGCAGGAGATCTGATCAAAAGGATCAAAGAGGCCGAGCAAGAGGCGCTGAGAATGATTCGGGAGGCCGAGACGGATGCATCCCGACTGGTTGCTGAAGCCATCCAGACGCGGGAAGATCGCCTGGCAGAAGCGGAGAGAACCGCGCGCCAAGCGATCGAACAGGCAGGAGAGCGGGCAAGCCAGGAGGCTCAGGGGGAGATAGCAAGACTCCAGGAGAAGGCCAACCACAGGATCGAGGCGCTGCGCTCCCAGGCCATGGGGCGAATGGACGAGGCGGTCCAGCGTATCCTTGAAGGGATTTGATCCATGAGTATCGCCAAGATGGAGAAAGTCCAGATCCTGACCCACCAGGACCTCCAGGAGCCACTGGTACGGCGGATCCAGGAGCTCGAGGAACTCCACATTACCGATATCAGAGAAAGCGTGACGGTGGACGAGCATCCTGATCTGATCGGCGGGGTAGAAGCCTCCGACGATACTCTCGAAGGGCGGCTTTCCCGGATACAGGCCGCTCTGGATTTTCTATCGAGTCTCGAGGAGAAGAAGGGATTCCTCTCGGGGATCGTCTCCCCGAAGGTCATTCTCACACCGCAACAGTACCAGCAGATCGCGGCCGACTACGACGAGACACGAGTAGTCTCCAGCCTGCGTGAACTGGACCGGGAGAGGACCGAACTGCTCTCCGAAGTGACCAAACTCGAGGGGACCGCTCTTCAGTTGAGGCCCTGGCTTTCCCTGGACTCCCCCCTCGAGGAAGTTACCGGCACAGAGCATGCCGCCCTGTTTCTTGGTACCCTGCCCGTAGAGGCTCTGGGAGAGATGGAGAGAGAGGCCTCAGACCTTGAAGAGCACATGGCTGTAGAGGTGGTGGATCGGGACAGGGATACGGCCTATCTCCTTGTCTGTGCGCACCGGGAAGTTCTTAGCGGGCTTATGGAGCTTCTCAAGCGGCTCGGCTTTGAAGAGGTCGCATTCCCCGAGCTTCAGGGAAGACCCCGCGACCTGTACGATCAGGCCCTAAAGCGGATCCATGAAAACCGCCGGCGCATCCGCGACATAGAACAGACAAGCCGCTCCTACCTCAAAGATCGCCAGAACCTCCAGGTCGTCTACGATCACCTGAGTTCGCAGCTCCAACGAAGGCGGGTCATGGCGAGATTTGGTCGTACCGAGAAGGTTTCCGTTATTGAGGGCTGGATACCGCGGCACTGGCTGAAATCCTTCGAGGAGACCTTGAAGAGTGAATTCCAGGAGATTGCCCTCACCCCCTTGGAGCCCTCGGGCCGGGAGACCCCCCCTGTGGTTCTCCAAAATTCGAGGACCTTTGTCCGTCCCTTTGAGGTAGTAACCGAGCTGTACGGCCTTCCCAACGTCAGAGAGTACGATCCATCGCCTCTGCTTGCTCCCTTTTTCTTCGTCTTTTTCGGCCTATGCATCACCGATGCGGCATACGGCGTCATCATCACCCTCCTCTTTCTCTTCCTGATGAAGAAGTTCAAGGTCACCATCGGCCGGACCAAACTCGTGGGCCTCCTCTTTTTTGGCGGGATCTCCACTATCATCATGGGAGCCATGACCGGAGGCTGGTTTGGAGATCTGGTCGACTACCTGCCTTCGTGGCTGAGCGGCTTCCGCCGGATCAGAGAGGCACTCATGCTCTTCGAGCCCATGGAACAGGTTCTCGTCTTCATCGGGCTCGCACTCGTCCTAGGCTTCATCCAGATCTCATACGGCCTGGTTATTCGCATGGTACGCAAGATCCGGGAGGGTGACCTGCCGGAGGCCTTCTGTGGGCCTTTTCCCTGGTTGATCCTCTTGAACGGGCTAGCCCTTTTCGGATTGAGCAAGGGGGGTGTGCTCCCCTCATACTGGGCGGGATTGGGCGAGTGGATGGCCATTCTTTCGGCTCTTGCGATTGTTCTCTTTACCGACCGGACAAGTCGAAGCTGGTTTGCCAGGATTGCCTGGGGGGTTTACGGTCTCTATGGAATCACCTCTTACGTGGGCGACGTCCTCTCCTATCTCAGGCTATTTGCTCTCGGTCTCGCCACAGGCATCATTGCCATGGTGGTGAATCTACTGGCGAACATGCTCGGCGGGGCCCCTTATGTCGGCTGGTTTCTCTTTGCCCTGGTCTTTGTCATCGGCCACGTTTTCAACATCCTCATCAACGGTCTGGGTGCTTTCGTGCACACCCTGAGACTCCAATACGTCGAGTTTTTTCCCAAGTTCTTTGAGGGGGGTGGAAGGCCCTTCAAGCCGCTCAGGAGAGAGGCGAGATACACCATCGTCACGGAGCAGAACAGAGGGTGAAAAAACAGCGGCCCCCTCACACAGGGGGGCCGAAAGAGGAGGAGGATATGGAACTTTTCAGCTATGCGATTCCCGTTGCCGGAGCAGCTCTCGCTGTTTTTCTCGCAGGTTTCGGTTCATCCATCGGGATTGGCACAGCCGGCCAGGCGGCTGACGGGGTTCTTAGCGAAGATCCGGAGAAATTCGGCTCTCTTTTGATCCTTGTTGCCCTTCCTGGAACTCAGGGAATCTACGGTCTTCTCGGGGGGTTCCTGGTCATATTCAAGCTGGGGCTTCTGGGGGGAACGCCGGCCACACTGAACATCGTTCAAAGCTGGCAGATCTTCTTTGCCGCCCTTCCGGTCGGTTTTGCGGGTTGGATCTCAGGCATCCATCAAGGCAAGGTTTGTGCTGCCGGCGTCGCCATGGCGGCAAAAAGGCCGGAGACCTTGATGAAGGGGGTTATCTACGGAGCCATGGTGGAAACCTACGCCATCTTCGGCCTTATCGCCACGATTCTCCTGCTCCAGGGGATCAAGATCTAGGGATAGGACCGGTCTTTGGAGTCGAAAATGTCGATTGAGTCTCTGATCGGTAGAATCATCGAAGACGCAAAAAAGGCCTCCGAAGAGATAATGCAGAAGGCTTCGAAAGATGCAAGAACCTGGGAGGAGAAGACCGAGAGGGAAGTCCGGGCTATCATTGATCAGGGAAAGCAGAGGGCCGCACGGGCTGCCGAGGAGCGGAAGCAGAGAATGATCTCCATGGCTGAACTGGAGAATCGCAAGGAGCTCCTGCGGGCCAAGCAAGGGCTGATCGAAGAGGCCTTTTCCAGAGCCGTGGAGAGGATCCTCTCCCTGGACGACGAGGCCTACGGGACCTTTCTGGTCAATCTCATCCTCCAGGCCGATCCAGTGGGGGATGAAGAGGTCCTGTTGAATGATCGAGACCTGGGTCGCTTCAGGGACGGATGGATCGGGAAACTGAACCAGCGGTTGAAGCAGGAGGGCA
This genomic interval carries:
- a CDS encoding V-type ATP synthase subunit I; translated protein: MSIAKMEKVQILTHQDLQEPLVRRIQELEELHITDIRESVTVDEHPDLIGGVEASDDTLEGRLSRIQAALDFLSSLEEKKGFLSGIVSPKVILTPQQYQQIAADYDETRVVSSLRELDRERTELLSEVTKLEGTALQLRPWLSLDSPLEEVTGTEHAALFLGTLPVEALGEMEREASDLEEHMAVEVVDRDRDTAYLLVCAHREVLSGLMELLKRLGFEEVAFPELQGRPRDLYDQALKRIHENRRRIRDIEQTSRSYLKDRQNLQVVYDHLSSQLQRRRVMARFGRTEKVSVIEGWIPRHWLKSFEETLKSEFQEIALTPLEPSGRETPPVVLQNSRTFVRPFEVVTELYGLPNVREYDPSPLLAPFFFVFFGLCITDAAYGVIITLLFLFLMKKFKVTIGRTKLVGLLFFGGISTIIMGAMTGGWFGDLVDYLPSWLSGFRRIREALMLFEPMEQVLVFIGLALVLGFIQISYGLVIRMVRKIREGDLPEAFCGPFPWLILLNGLALFGLSKGGVLPSYWAGLGEWMAILSALAIVLFTDRTSRSWFARIAWGVYGLYGITSYVGDVLSYLRLFALGLATGIIAMVVNLLANMLGGAPYVGWFLFALVFVIGHVFNILINGLGAFVHTLRLQYVEFFPKFFEGGGRPFKPLRREARYTIVTEQNRG
- a CDS encoding V-type ATP synthase subunit K encodes the protein MELFSYAIPVAGAALAVFLAGFGSSIGIGTAGQAADGVLSEDPEKFGSLLILVALPGTQGIYGLLGGFLVIFKLGLLGGTPATLNIVQSWQIFFAALPVGFAGWISGIHQGKVCAAGVAMAAKRPETLMKGVIYGAMVETYAIFGLIATILLLQGIKI
- a CDS encoding V-type ATP synthase subunit E; amino-acid sequence: MSIESLIGRIIEDAKKASEEIMQKASKDARTWEEKTEREVRAIIDQGKQRAARAAEERKQRMISMAELENRKELLRAKQGLIEEAFSRAVERILSLDDEAYGTFLVNLILQADPVGDEEVLLNDRDLGRFRDGWIGKLNQRLKQEGKKGEMRVGRESRPIKGGAVLRRGRKEINCSLESVVLSKRNELEATVAGILFGDGR